A window of the Candidatus Palauibacter australiensis genome harbors these coding sequences:
- a CDS encoding 4'-phosphopantetheinyl transferase superfamily protein: MWRIDLSARGGSGGLALLSPDERARAERLVSAKARARFRRARIALRRLLSEYLGVAPDELTLEYGEHGKPRLLSARGDDGARDAPPFHFNLSHSGGLALCAVGQLGEIGVDIERIRPLSYPGALARDHLSPEEWRLRSDWDTAAARPEFFRIWARKEAILKAAGLGLSRPLARVDTIRGELEGRSWWLMDLFPGEGFTGAVACSRAPESVRQWSWP; encoded by the coding sequence GTGTGGAGAATCGACCTCTCCGCCCGTGGCGGATCCGGCGGCCTCGCCCTACTTAGCCCGGACGAGCGGGCGCGCGCCGAACGACTCGTCAGCGCGAAGGCGCGCGCCCGGTTCCGTCGCGCCCGCATCGCGCTGCGACGTCTCCTCTCCGAGTACCTGGGGGTCGCGCCGGACGAGTTGACGCTGGAGTACGGGGAGCACGGAAAGCCCCGGCTGCTGTCGGCCCGAGGGGACGACGGGGCCCGCGACGCGCCTCCGTTCCACTTCAATCTCAGCCACTCGGGCGGACTAGCGCTCTGCGCGGTGGGCCAGCTCGGCGAGATCGGCGTCGACATCGAACGCATCCGGCCGCTCAGCTACCCGGGGGCCCTCGCCCGCGACCACCTCTCCCCCGAGGAGTGGCGCCTTCGCTCCGACTGGGACACCGCGGCGGCCAGGCCGGAGTTCTTCCGGATCTGGGCCCGAAAGGAGGCGATCCTCAAGGCCGCCGGCCTCGGCCTGTCGCGTCCGCTGGCCCGCGTCGACACGATTCGCGGGGAACTCGAAGGGCGCTCCTGGTGGCTGATGGACCTCTTCCCCGGGGAAGGCTTCACGGGCGCCGTGGCGTGCTCCCGGGCGCCCGAATCCGTCCGCCAGTGGAGCTGGCCCTAG
- a CDS encoding GDP-mannose 4,6-dehydratase — translation GRRQDPDGPYAAVIPRWTLRMLTGRPCRIYGDGKTTRDYCYIDNVVQANLLAATTGAETALGVYNVAAGDPTTLNELFALIRSGLAEKRPGLGSAEPVYEGFRTGDVRHSYADISRARERLGYEPGWTLSDGLRSTLDWYAAL, via the coding sequence TGGCAGGAGGCAGGATCCCGACGGACCGTACGCCGCCGTCATACCGCGCTGGACGCTGCGGATGCTGACGGGAAGGCCGTGCCGGATCTATGGGGACGGGAAGACGACCCGGGACTATTGCTACATCGATAACGTGGTGCAGGCGAACCTGCTCGCCGCCACGACGGGAGCGGAGACGGCGCTCGGCGTCTACAACGTCGCCGCGGGAGATCCGACGACGCTGAACGAGCTGTTCGCCCTCATCCGGTCGGGGCTCGCGGAGAAGCGGCCCGGCCTGGGAAGCGCGGAACCCGTGTACGAGGGCTTCCGGACCGGTGACGTGCGTCATTCCTACGCGGATATCTCGAGAGCCCGGGAACGGCTGGGCTACGAACCCGGCTGGACGCTCTCCGACGGTCTTCGGTCCACGCTCGACTGGTACGCCGCCCTCTGA